A section of the Lathamus discolor isolate bLatDis1 chromosome 6, bLatDis1.hap1, whole genome shotgun sequence genome encodes:
- the LOC136016686 gene encoding acyl-coenzyme A synthetase ACSM3, mitochondrial-like isoform X3 codes for MRTFIKSWIPQCLRILGSPRRLFHGCNRLFTSQIISYYDSINQCKKELPEYFNFASDVLDEWSRLEKVERQTANPAFWWVNDEGEEVKWSFEELGFLSRKAANILSEACGLQRGDRVIVVLPRVPEWWLLYVACMRTGIVFISGTSQLTAKDILYRLQTSKAKCIITNDTLAPAVESVIPDCQFLKSKLIVAKGSRDGWLNLKELFAMASADHKCVKTRSQDPMIIGFTSGSTGFPKMVVQSHSSYGIGFATSGRYWMNLTPSDIMWNTSDTGWVKSAWSSVFAPWICGSCVFVHNMPQFKPEVIAQDTVAWEAESSLNWNYYSQWMFICMRMILLTAVGLTGISS; via the exons ATGAGGACATTTATTAAATCTTGGATTCCTCAGTGTTTGCGGATTCTTGGGTCACCTCGCAGGTTATTCCATGGATGCAACAGGCTTTTTACATCTCAGATTATTTCTTATTATGACTCTATAAACCAGTGTAAAAAGGAACTGCCGGAATATTTCAACTTTGCAAGTGATGTCTTAGATGAGTGGTCACGACTGGAAAAg GTTGAAAGACAAACAGCAAATCCAGCTTTTTGGTGGGTAAATGATGAGGGAGAAGAGGTAAAGTGGAGCTTTGAAGAGCTGGGATTTCTTTCTAGGAAAGCAGCTAATATACTTTCTGAGGCATGTGGTTTGCAGAGAGGAGACAGAGTTATAGTAGTGCTGCCTCGTGTTCCTGAATGGTGGCTACTGTATGTAGCCTGTATGCGAACAG GAATTGTCTTTATTTCAGGAACATCTCAATTAACAGCCAAAGACATCTTATACCGACTCCAGACTTCGAAGGCCAAGTGTATCATTACCAATGACACACTGGCACCTGCAGTGGAATCGGTCATACCTGACTGCcagtttctgaaaagcaaactaaTTGTAGCCAAAGGGAGCAGAGATGGGTGGCTGAACCTCAAAGAACTCTTTGC GATGGCATCTGCTGACCATAAATGTGTGAAGACAAGGAGTCAAGACCCAATGATAATTGGTTTTACTAGTGGAAGCACAGGCTTTCCAAAAATGGTGGTGCAGTCTCACAGCAGTTACGGAATTGGATTTGCAACCAGTGGCAG GTACTGGATGAACTTGACTCCTTCAGATATAATGTGGAATACTTCTGATACTGGCTGGGTAAAATCGGCTTGGAGCAGTGTTTTTGCACCGTGGATCTGTGGATCCTGTGTCTTTGTACACAATATGCCACAGTTTAAACCAGAAGTCATTGCACAA GACACTGTTGCctgggaagcagaaagcagtCTTAACTGGAACTACTACTCTCAGTGGATGTTCATTTGCATGAGAATGATACTTCTGACAGCAGTGGGACTGACAG GTATAAGTTCATGA
- the LOC136016686 gene encoding acyl-coenzyme A synthetase ACSM5, mitochondrial-like isoform X2, which produces MRTFIKSWIPQCLRILGSPRRLFHGCNRLFTSQIISYYDSINQCKKELPEYFNFASDVLDEWSRLEKVERQTANPAFWWVNDEGEEVKWSFEELGFLSRKAANILSEACGLQRGDRVIVVLPRVPEWWLLYVACMRTGIVFISGTSQLTAKDILYRLQTSKAKCIITNDTLAPAVESVIPDCQFLKSKLIVAKGSRDGWLNLKELFAMASADHKCVKTRSQDPMIIGFTSGSTGFPKMVVQSHSSYGIGFATSGRYWMNLTPSDIMWNTSDTGWVKSAWSSVFAPWICGSCVFVHNMPQFKPEVIAQVTICANMKGMKVKPGSVGKPVPPYDVQIVDDHGTILPAGEEGNIAVRVKPTRPFCMFSEYLDNPEKTAACLRGDFYVTGDRGSMCEEGYVWFVGRADDIINSSGYRIGPFEVESALMQHPAVSEVAVVSSPDPARGEVVKAFIVLAPAYVSHDPEKLTHELQQYVKKVTAPYKYPRKVEFVQDLPKTATGKIKRKVLRNKEWGRV; this is translated from the exons ATGAGGACATTTATTAAATCTTGGATTCCTCAGTGTTTGCGGATTCTTGGGTCACCTCGCAGGTTATTCCATGGATGCAACAGGCTTTTTACATCTCAGATTATTTCTTATTATGACTCTATAAACCAGTGTAAAAAGGAACTGCCGGAATATTTCAACTTTGCAAGTGATGTCTTAGATGAGTGGTCACGACTGGAAAAg GTTGAAAGACAAACAGCAAATCCAGCTTTTTGGTGGGTAAATGATGAGGGAGAAGAGGTAAAGTGGAGCTTTGAAGAGCTGGGATTTCTTTCTAGGAAAGCAGCTAATATACTTTCTGAGGCATGTGGTTTGCAGAGAGGAGACAGAGTTATAGTAGTGCTGCCTCGTGTTCCTGAATGGTGGCTACTGTATGTAGCCTGTATGCGAACAG GAATTGTCTTTATTTCAGGAACATCTCAATTAACAGCCAAAGACATCTTATACCGACTCCAGACTTCGAAGGCCAAGTGTATCATTACCAATGACACACTGGCACCTGCAGTGGAATCGGTCATACCTGACTGCcagtttctgaaaagcaaactaaTTGTAGCCAAAGGGAGCAGAGATGGGTGGCTGAACCTCAAAGAACTCTTTGC GATGGCATCTGCTGACCATAAATGTGTGAAGACAAGGAGTCAAGACCCAATGATAATTGGTTTTACTAGTGGAAGCACAGGCTTTCCAAAAATGGTGGTGCAGTCTCACAGCAGTTACGGAATTGGATTTGCAACCAGTGGCAG GTACTGGATGAACTTGACTCCTTCAGATATAATGTGGAATACTTCTGATACTGGCTGGGTAAAATCGGCTTGGAGCAGTGTTTTTGCACCGTGGATCTGTGGATCCTGTGTCTTTGTACACAATATGCCACAGTTTAAACCAGAAGTCATTGCACAA GTGACAATTTGTGCCAATATGAAAGGAATGAAAGTTAAACCTGGCTCTGTGGGAAAACCTGTTCCCCCTTATGATGTGCAG ATCGTAGATGACCATGGGACTATTCTGCCTGCAGGAGAAGAAGGCAACATTGCTGTCCGTGTTAAACCAACACGACCATTCTGCATGTTCTCTGAGTACTTG GATAATCCAGAGAAAACTGCTGCCTGTCTGCGTGGAGATTTTTATGTCACTGGGGACAGAGGGAGTATGTGTGAAGAAGGATATGTCTGGTTTGTTGGAAGAGCTGATGATATAATTAATTCTTCTGG GTATCGCATTGGCCCATTTGAAGTTGAAAGTGCATTAATGCAGCACCCTGCAGTCTCAGAGGTAGCTGTTGTcagcagtcctgatccagctcggGGGGAG GTAGTCAAAGCCTTCATTGTTTTAGCTCCTGCTTATGTGTCACACGATCCAGAAAAATTAACTCATGAGCTTCAGCAATATGTCAAGAAGGTGACTGCACCTTACAAGTATCCGAGGAAG GTGGAATTTGTTCAGGATCTGCCGAAGACGGCTACTGGGAAAATCAAGAGAAAGGTTCTAAGGAACAAAGAGTGGGGAAGAGTCTAA
- the LOC136016686 gene encoding acyl-coenzyme A synthetase ACSM3, mitochondrial-like isoform X1, with the protein MRTFIKSWIPQCLRILGSPRRLFHGCNRLFTSQIISYYDSINQCKKELPEYFNFASDVLDEWSRLEKVERQTANPAFWWVNDEGEEVKWSFEELGFLSRKAANILSEACGLQRGDRVIVVLPRVPEWWLLYVACMRTGIVFISGTSQLTAKDILYRLQTSKAKCIITNDTLAPAVESVIPDCQFLKSKLIVAKGSRDGWLNLKELFAMASADHKCVKTRSQDPMIIGFTSGSTGFPKMVVQSHSSYGIGFATSGRYWMNLTPSDIMWNTSDTGWVKSAWSSVFAPWICGSCVFVHNMPQFKPEVIAQTLSRYPITTFCTVPTAYSMLVQHDLSRYKFMSLKHCVTGGEPLNPEVMAKWKIQTGVDIHEGYGQTETVTICANMKGMKVKPGSVGKPVPPYDVQIVDDHGTILPAGEEGNIAVRVKPTRPFCMFSEYLDNPEKTAACLRGDFYVTGDRGSMCEEGYVWFVGRADDIINSSGYRIGPFEVESALMQHPAVSEVAVVSSPDPARGEVVKAFIVLAPAYVSHDPEKLTHELQQYVKKVTAPYKYPRKVEFVQDLPKTATGKIKRKVLRNKEWGRV; encoded by the exons ATGAGGACATTTATTAAATCTTGGATTCCTCAGTGTTTGCGGATTCTTGGGTCACCTCGCAGGTTATTCCATGGATGCAACAGGCTTTTTACATCTCAGATTATTTCTTATTATGACTCTATAAACCAGTGTAAAAAGGAACTGCCGGAATATTTCAACTTTGCAAGTGATGTCTTAGATGAGTGGTCACGACTGGAAAAg GTTGAAAGACAAACAGCAAATCCAGCTTTTTGGTGGGTAAATGATGAGGGAGAAGAGGTAAAGTGGAGCTTTGAAGAGCTGGGATTTCTTTCTAGGAAAGCAGCTAATATACTTTCTGAGGCATGTGGTTTGCAGAGAGGAGACAGAGTTATAGTAGTGCTGCCTCGTGTTCCTGAATGGTGGCTACTGTATGTAGCCTGTATGCGAACAG GAATTGTCTTTATTTCAGGAACATCTCAATTAACAGCCAAAGACATCTTATACCGACTCCAGACTTCGAAGGCCAAGTGTATCATTACCAATGACACACTGGCACCTGCAGTGGAATCGGTCATACCTGACTGCcagtttctgaaaagcaaactaaTTGTAGCCAAAGGGAGCAGAGATGGGTGGCTGAACCTCAAAGAACTCTTTGC GATGGCATCTGCTGACCATAAATGTGTGAAGACAAGGAGTCAAGACCCAATGATAATTGGTTTTACTAGTGGAAGCACAGGCTTTCCAAAAATGGTGGTGCAGTCTCACAGCAGTTACGGAATTGGATTTGCAACCAGTGGCAG GTACTGGATGAACTTGACTCCTTCAGATATAATGTGGAATACTTCTGATACTGGCTGGGTAAAATCGGCTTGGAGCAGTGTTTTTGCACCGTGGATCTGTGGATCCTGTGTCTTTGTACACAATATGCCACAGTTTAAACCAGAAGTCATTGCACAA ACTCTCTCAAGATACCCCATCACTACCTTTTGTACTGTTCCCACTGCCTACAGCATGCTGGTCCAACATGATCTGAGCAG GTATAAGTTCATGAGTCTGAAACACTGTGTAACTGGAGGGGAACCACTCAATCCTGAAGTGATGGCAAAGTGGAAAATCCAGACAGGGGTGGATATCCATGAAGGTTATGGCCAGACAGAAACC GTGACAATTTGTGCCAATATGAAAGGAATGAAAGTTAAACCTGGCTCTGTGGGAAAACCTGTTCCCCCTTATGATGTGCAG ATCGTAGATGACCATGGGACTATTCTGCCTGCAGGAGAAGAAGGCAACATTGCTGTCCGTGTTAAACCAACACGACCATTCTGCATGTTCTCTGAGTACTTG GATAATCCAGAGAAAACTGCTGCCTGTCTGCGTGGAGATTTTTATGTCACTGGGGACAGAGGGAGTATGTGTGAAGAAGGATATGTCTGGTTTGTTGGAAGAGCTGATGATATAATTAATTCTTCTGG GTATCGCATTGGCCCATTTGAAGTTGAAAGTGCATTAATGCAGCACCCTGCAGTCTCAGAGGTAGCTGTTGTcagcagtcctgatccagctcggGGGGAG GTAGTCAAAGCCTTCATTGTTTTAGCTCCTGCTTATGTGTCACACGATCCAGAAAAATTAACTCATGAGCTTCAGCAATATGTCAAGAAGGTGACTGCACCTTACAAGTATCCGAGGAAG GTGGAATTTGTTCAGGATCTGCCGAAGACGGCTACTGGGAAAATCAAGAGAAAGGTTCTAAGGAACAAAGAGTGGGGAAGAGTCTAA